Proteins from a genomic interval of Polaribacter sejongensis:
- a CDS encoding UDP-N-acetylmuramoyl-tripeptide--D-alanyl-D-alanine ligase: MKTEDIYQLYTKHFLVDTDTRTIRKNTIFFALKGDNFNGNAFAAEALKQGASYAIVDEEKYNNHSNIILVDDVLETLQELAKHHRKTLNIPIIGLTGSNGKTTTKELINAVLSTTYKTSATKGNLNNHIGVPLTLLSMTPKTEIGIVEMGANHKKEIAFLCTICNPDFGYITNFGKAHLEGFGGIEGVIEAKSELYTYLKEHNKTAFINPQDLLQVEKTKDIESIPFLEGLQFMEVNPFAKLALNSNEIQSNLIGKYNYTNIAVACTIGDHFKVSNQEIKAGIENYIPENNRSQIIKKTTNTIILDAYNANPTSMKAALENFEEIKAKSKTVILGDMFELGKTSLEEHQSIVDFVENLHFDHCFFVGENFYQTKKKNSLFKTFEDLLSHLKNNPLKHQSILIKGSRGMRLERLLDILS, from the coding sequence ATGAAAACCGAAGACATTTACCAATTATATACCAAACATTTTCTTGTAGATACAGACACCAGAACTATTAGAAAAAACACTATTTTCTTCGCCTTAAAAGGCGATAATTTTAATGGAAATGCATTTGCTGCAGAAGCACTAAAGCAAGGTGCTTCTTATGCTATTGTAGATGAAGAAAAATATAATAACCACTCTAATATTATTTTGGTTGATGATGTTTTAGAAACGTTACAAGAATTGGCAAAACACCACAGAAAAACGTTAAACATTCCTATTATTGGACTAACTGGTAGTAACGGTAAAACAACAACCAAAGAATTGATTAACGCTGTTTTATCTACAACCTATAAAACGAGTGCCACCAAAGGAAATTTAAACAACCATATTGGAGTGCCACTTACACTACTCTCTATGACGCCTAAAACTGAAATAGGCATTGTAGAAATGGGCGCAAATCATAAAAAAGAGATTGCCTTTCTGTGTACTATTTGTAATCCTGATTTTGGTTATATCACCAATTTTGGAAAAGCACATTTAGAAGGTTTTGGCGGAATTGAAGGCGTTATAGAAGCTAAAAGTGAGTTATACACCTATTTAAAAGAGCATAATAAGACTGCCTTTATAAACCCACAAGATTTATTACAAGTAGAAAAAACAAAGGATATAGAATCTATTCCGTTTCTAGAAGGTTTGCAATTTATGGAGGTAAATCCGTTTGCAAAATTAGCTTTAAATTCTAATGAAATACAAAGTAATCTTATCGGGAAATACAATTATACAAACATTGCAGTTGCTTGCACCATTGGGGATCATTTTAAGGTTTCTAATCAAGAAATAAAAGCTGGAATAGAAAACTATATCCCAGAAAACAATCGTTCGCAAATCATTAAAAAAACAACGAATACCATTATTTTAGATGCTTATAACGCGAATCCTACGAGCATGAAAGCTGCCTTAGAAAATTTTGAAGAAATTAAAGCAAAAAGTAAAACCGTTATTTTGGGTGATATGTTCGAGTTGGGAAAAACGAGCTTAGAAGAACATCAAAGTATTGTAGACTTCGTAGAAAATCTACATTTTGACCATTGCTTTTTTGTTGGAGAAAATTTTTATCAAACTAAAAAGAAGAACTCTTTATTTAAAACGTTTGAAGACTTGTTAAGCCATCTAAAAAACAATCCTCTTAAACATCAATCAATTCTGATTAAAGGTTCAAGAGGAATGCGTTTAGAAAGACTGTTAGATATTCTTAGTTGA
- the gldJ gene encoding gliding motility lipoprotein GldJ gives MRNVLKISLVVLSALTLASCSKSTSGKSTLTGLPFNSSKYGNYIRGSETAGQEIPLGMVAIEGGSFTMGQVQDDVMFDWNTTPKKMHIRSFYMDETEVTNSEYFLYVQNTKDVFPPSEEKYKHIYNSVLPDTLVWRKSLGNTDILSENYLRHPAYSDYPVVGVSWLQANQYCKWRTNAVNLKKLIDKGYVKNIFENDSIRNFFDTDVFLADSDNLFDGDSTIYRRGIRTGGSAKGGRDAFQGRKITQADGVLSQKYRLPTEAEWEFAAKANIENREYNNIRGRKKYAWDGKYSRETSKRHKGDQMANFKQGKGNYSGLSGWSSDGSDIPIKVKSYPPNAFGLYDMSGNVAEWVADVYRPIIDSEANDFNYFRGNIFTKKMIDKDGKVVIVNSNSNAEVEYDTLPNGIITPKQLPGTIKYIPITKNDATLRRNFSVSDNTDIGDGDLNSSRFYEDEQDQFGSKPSMYNSPKNPTKEIDPETGREISVNDDQKRTTLISNRTRVYKGGAWSDREYWLDPAQRRYLPEYMATNFIGFRCVTDKVGPMSSSNNKKARNSAR, from the coding sequence ATGAGAAACGTATTAAAAATATCTTTAGTTGTACTATCAGCCTTAACCTTGGCTAGTTGCAGTAAATCAACTTCAGGAAAATCGACACTTACAGGATTGCCTTTTAACAGTTCTAAGTATGGTAACTATATAAGAGGAAGTGAAACTGCCGGACAAGAAATTCCTTTAGGAATGGTTGCTATTGAAGGTGGTTCGTTTACAATGGGACAAGTACAAGATGACGTTATGTTTGATTGGAATACAACTCCTAAAAAAATGCACATCCGTTCTTTTTATATGGATGAGACCGAAGTTACCAATTCTGAGTACTTTTTATATGTACAGAATACAAAAGATGTTTTTCCTCCTTCAGAAGAAAAATACAAACACATTTATAACTCTGTTTTACCAGATACTTTAGTATGGAGAAAGAGTTTAGGTAATACAGATATTTTATCTGAAAATTACTTAAGACACCCAGCATATTCAGATTATCCGGTAGTTGGTGTTAGTTGGTTACAAGCTAACCAATACTGTAAATGGCGTACCAATGCTGTTAACTTAAAAAAGTTAATAGATAAAGGATATGTTAAAAATATTTTTGAAAACGATAGTATTAGAAACTTTTTTGATACCGATGTTTTCTTAGCTGATTCTGATAATCTTTTTGATGGAGATTCTACCATCTACAGAAGAGGTATTAGAACAGGTGGTTCTGCTAAAGGAGGTAGAGATGCTTTTCAGGGTAGAAAAATAACACAAGCAGACGGTGTTTTAAGTCAGAAATACAGATTGCCTACAGAAGCAGAATGGGAATTTGCTGCTAAAGCGAATATTGAAAATAGAGAATACAACAATATTAGAGGTAGAAAAAAATATGCTTGGGATGGTAAATATTCTAGAGAAACAAGCAAAAGACATAAAGGAGACCAAATGGCTAACTTTAAACAAGGAAAAGGTAACTATAGTGGTTTGTCTGGTTGGAGTTCTGATGGTTCAGACATTCCTATTAAAGTAAAATCATATCCACCAAATGCATTCGGATTGTATGATATGTCTGGAAACGTTGCAGAATGGGTCGCTGATGTTTACAGACCTATTATTGATAGTGAAGCAAACGATTTTAATTATTTTAGAGGTAATATTTTCACTAAAAAGATGATTGATAAAGATGGTAAAGTTGTTATTGTGAATAGCAATAGTAACGCAGAAGTAGAATATGATACTTTACCGAATGGCATCATAACTCCAAAACAATTACCTGGAACTATTAAATACATTCCAATTACGAAAAACGATGCTACCTTAAGAAGAAACTTTTCTGTTTCGGACAATACAGATATAGGTGATGGCGACTTAAACTCTTCTAGATTCTATGAAGATGAACAAGACCAGTTTGGTTCTAAACCAAGTATGTACAACTCTCCTAAAAACCCAACGAAGGAAATAGATCCAGAAACGGGTAGAGAGATTTCAGTAAATGACGATCAAAAAAGAACTACTTTAATTAGTAACAGAACAAGAGTATACAAAGGTGGTGCTTGGTCTGATAGAGAATATTGGTTAGATCCAGCTCAAAGAAGATACTTGCCAGAATATATGGCAACAAATTTTATTGGTTTTAGATGTGTTACAGACAAGGTAGGTCCTATGTCTTCATCTAACAACAAGAAAGCAAGAAATTCAGCGAGATAA